The DNA sequence tactttttctcAACAGATTTCATCAAATAGTTTGTTAGAATCggattttaaaaaatcgattaaATATGTTAAAGATTGAGGTTGCTTACCACTTACCAGTAATTAAAgcactaattaagaaaattaataaataagaaaatcaaattatttataataaataattaaaatactgcTTGTGGATAATCAAATGCTTTTCACCTGAATCTCTgaagattaattaaataattgataacaaaatattttattagaaataaattagttaattaataatttttaatgttttgcatttattttttatttttctactcaATCAACTTATtagcatatttttattatttttaattaactaaacatatttaatatataatattgaatATAAATCTGGACAAAttcttaatattaaatattgaatatGACTTTGAATACGTCAATTTTCTctgtgtttattttctttaaattgaaGGTATATCTATTAAATATGATTTCAAAAATAGTGATAAGATCCAAAgtattataagtatttttcctatatttttatattttagtgtagatattttgtatataatataatttataaaattatcttaaatgaTAGCCTCTCTAGgagttttttttccaataaatattttaagaacttTTTCTAATCTCTTAtctattttaatatgtttttatttctaaattccattttaatattttttttccaaaaaagaaaTTACCAATCATGAAAACTAACCTTCTTATCACAATAAATTGTTATcattaatctaaaatataattttatatattaaaaatgttatttattaaaatattaattatatctttgtttacttccCTAAAATATATTAGTTTAATTACAAAGGTTTTCATGTCCAATAGGGGTattcaaaacaaacacaatgtTTAATGTACCGGCAAGGTTTGGAAATTCAAGTTGTGCATAACAACATAAACGATTTGAGATCTCCCCCATAAATGAACTGGGTACAATGTGTTTTTTAGAAGTGGCGATCGAATCTTATGTGAAAAAAGAGAGTTTACcatatagttttttaaattaggAGATTATTACATTTTCTTTAGGATATGTttgatttcataaataaataaataaatgcacaGTGGGTGTTTGATGTTGCTAATGAAGTAAGCTTACTATTTCTCCACATACATACGCAACATCAAATGATTGTCTTTTacgtaaaataaaatgaaactaaGATTGGTGGAATTAAGAGAAAGAAATAGATTTTAATTTACCAATCTAATTTGCAATGTTTTTCTTCATTTGGAGTCATTTTAGACAGCAAAAATTATAAAGACATATATcctttatttcaattaattcacAATTCATCCAAATGATTAGTAGTaaagaaattgattttttttaaatataataaaatgaatttcataatatattttaataaaatataaaaatatatttatttttttaatccattaatttcaattcaattcaCAATCCATTCATTCTTTCCCATGAAAAACTAATACAAAACCTTTTTATGGTATTGAAGAAGACAAAAAAAGGGTCACATCACCACTCTCTGTGTGGGCAGTCAAATTCGTCTCTCTCGTCTGCTGCTACATTCAGGAGCAAAACCAGGAAATTTTATTACgaggtccaaaatttaatacatggtaaaacaaatcaacaatgaccattttttactattaataactatataaaattaaattaacaaaaaattatgatatatgacattttatgaatgtaaatataataataaatcataatcattattctctttctttttaaaagGTCATTCATCGAGTTTATAAGATTGTGGtgaaaatttttaaagtttGTGACATAAGAATATGATGATGAGATAGATTAAAATCATTgacttctttctttttgaagAATGGAGAAAGACTTCTTTGAATTGTCATATTTCAACTACATTATAAGTTAGTTTACTATAGCTTgcttaacaaatatatataatgagaaaaagaaactaaaataaaaaatatatatatatatatataattaactagaagcaatattaaatattaaaaataaaatatatattatgcaaTTTATTCGAGAATAAAttgcataatatatattttatttcttattaacaactattgttataaaaaaatttataaaataatataaaagaaaaactaaattttaatataagaagaataatataatattattttgaaagaaaaaaaaaactcccttGCAAAGTGCAAACACCAACTAGAAAACACGTTTACATAACTTATATTGTTTTCGGCTTCTTAAAATGTTTAAAGTGGGCCGCTGTAGAAAAGTGACggagaataaaagaaaagaggtCTGCAGAACACGAGCTGGAGAAGGCGAGATGAAGTTTTAGGAGGAAAATATAGTTTAAGTGCGtgtttgctttaattttttaatgtgattaatcacttaaaaatagaagcaacaaatacttatttatttatgcatAATGAGAACAATGGACGTGGAGAGAAAATCTCCAATTCAAAGTTACATAAGTTGTTCCAAACATTCTGTATAAATGTACTGTTCTAAAtatttagaatattttattttagcattCCTTGTTTAAATAGTGTCGACATATATAGTAGAATATACTATCGAAAGCAAAGTGTGATGTAACAATTCCATTGTTTGGGTCTTTTATTTGGactcttattttgtttttttgttagcTTTTGCTTTGTCATTGACATGCGCGTATATTTGCACGGTATAAagaagcataattttttttctgttttttgacTGAGAAAAGTTCATGCGCGTGATATGTTCTCATGACATCGATCGATCTCCTATATTCTACTtacattatttcatttattagtttttgactatttttattatttttcgttttgtttttgttctttttatttcattgaAATTAATTAGGTTATTTTTTCACCTTATCCACTTCCTGTGCTTTCACATGCAATTTCACGGGTTCACTATTGTCGTAATAACGTGGCAAAGGATGTGTGAAGACTGAAGACAGTGTCAGACTGCGTAAAGGTGCATGCGGGTTAATGGGCGCGTGAAATCCACTCCAGAAAGTACTGTTTGGTAGATGACCATGTTTGATAAGAtaacatgatttttgtttggataacaaatatgaaaaaattgattttttttatgggaTGGTATTTGAATACTTcgaattaaaattgattttgagtatgtaattagtaaaataagttttaaatatttgtatgtATCTTAtgtattcttatttattatattatatgtcgattagtaatttaaaataagtatgtaggtttataataagttttttatataaaataataataattaaaatattaacttgtGAAATAAAATGCATCTCCTAAAGattattattgatattgatatatagattattattgtttttaaaaaactaggtttttaaaaattacaacaaaattaataatgttgGATTATGAAAACTAGTTTTTGCAAGATtagattatgaaaaataatttatggtaTATTAAAACATACTAAAACTAATTtctataaaagtatttttactacaaatttttgttttaaaaaaaaaagtgagatagTATAGACCAAAACACCAACTTAGGTGGACATTTATTCTTACGGGTTTTCCCCCACACAACTTTTGGAGTTTTGAttatgaaatctgaagttttTTGCAATGCTTCCCATGTCTTCCGCAGTTTATTGTTCGTACTATTTTCTATTAGATGTGTGAGTGTGTTTATGCTGTACTCCTCATTTCcactaaaaattgattttatcggATCCATAAGCTACACAGAGTAGTGTTAAAGGGGACATAAGTATCTTAAGTAAAATCACAAACTAAATTACTCAAACATCTCCTTCAACAACATAATTGTGTTTGACTGAGATGAACACCCGCTCAATGGATAGTAACGTGAAACCAAACATACATCTCAAGTGAATGGATTGAATTCTATAGAGTGTAGGCTCaggtaaagaaagaaatggaagaaagagggtaattaaacaaattaaagatGTTAAAAAGGTATTAAAGATATTATTCATTGAATGAGACAACTTGTTTTGAGCGTGTGTTTAGATGAAAtttagtaaaattgattttaaatgatattgattttataaaattgattttgcttaaaattaaatttcaagtaATGTAGTTTATATATGGaccttttattataaaattaaattagaagaaaaattagTGTGTAAAGTTTTAGATCCAATGTAAAAGCTATTTAAAGTTAACTCaataattaattcttaatttttctccaacatgaaaccaaatatataaaaatgcatCCAAGATCGATTCTAAATTCAGAACCAATTCCCAACCCCAAATTAAGATATGCTTGATTTGTCTGTCTCGGGTTTTATTTGgattaaaagtaaaacaaaaaaataaagaaagaaataaatatgatagaagtaaaaaaaatacatattatttaaaaagataaaataagaaaaaaaatccgaaTATTTTTCTCCATTATTTGAATGAgtggaaaaaattataaaaaaaagtatgataactaaaaatatttgtacttattaaaaataatatttttttcttgattatttttaacatgtagtaattatttattattattattattaaaatttctatttaattttaaagaaattaaaaaataaagaagaaaaatcattcTCCCCCACCTCCCATTTTATGTATATTTcgcgcaattttattttttttggtaaatctCCCCAGAAAACCTCGTAtctttcctatttttcttttcaaacaaaacaatgaaaaaaaatatttttaacccaTTCCCCTCCTTTCcatttccttcaatttcattttcatataaaCAATGCTccgttatagtttttttttttgggggggggggggggtgttatTACTTATGGTTTTACTCATTGCCATGAAAAATGATGGTTATGTATCacttttgatatattatatttgtagttgtttcactttaataaattaaattttaaaagttttattttaattctaaatgtatcattttggttattttttcaattttctgttaaaatgttaatgttatattaaattttaaaataggataatgtcattttttgtccattatattttatagttgttttgttttgatatattatgttttataagttttattttggtcatttatgtttttaaaatgtatcgttttagtcattttttcaattttttgttagaaacGTTAGTGTCCGTTTTGATTCAATGAAACGTACCGATCGACCCTTCTTTGTTTGCTCATCTCAGTTGTAGATGCCAAAAGGAAAATTATTTACTTGTTCGACCCAACCATGCACGACAATGAATGTCTTATTTGCAGACCTCACAAAGAGTTATATTGTGACTTTCTCATTCATATATGGGTTATTTAGTGAGTTAGagttatgtttttatctttcatgAAAGATAATTCTTTTTTCAATCTCCCTTGTTTTGGTTTCCAAAATAGCATTGTGGTGTAAATTATTTTGGTTTTCCGTGAAGAGTATAAGAATTTTTTGTGATTCTAACAAGATCATGTGTTGAGGTCATTTGATCTGTATggtattttcatttattacGTTTTCAGATTTGGAAGAGTTGGAGGAGATAAGgagataatgatttttttaattgtttacttcttaaaaaataaaacaaaaatagtgaTCATTATGATCATTATTTAAAaggtttaatgttattttttatatattatgtttcctgattattttgttttagtataataagttttattatgatcatttatatttttgaaatatattgttttaatattttttaaaatttaaaagttaataaaacattaatatttttaataaaaaaattaaaataatacatttaaaaaaaaattaaaatcaaacttttaaaacttaatatattaaaacaaatcaaCTACGAAATACAATAAACCAAAAGTTATATTTAAGTATATATTACGAAAACCTTTTTGCATAGTAGGTATTAGCATGTACACTGTACAGGATGATATGGTTTTGTGTCCCGtgaaaacattattttcaatataacCCAGAAGCGTAGATTAACACGTTAAAAACTCACTTAAATAGCAATGCCTTTTTTATACTGGGTTCCAAAGCTTCTGCATTCGTAATTCCCAAAGAATTCTCTTGTTGGGAAATACTAGTTTAATAAACAACCTAAGAGCTTGAACTAGAGTCTAGAATGCTTTTGTGCGTTTATCAAATATGAATATTGAAGTTTAATCACATCCTGTGTTATataatgtgtttggatggagcaatttaaaagaagaattcatttttttaaggaatttaaaatgattcgtgataaaataacttaattcaCGTTTTTGTTTGCGACTCTTTCTTGTTCAACACTCACAACTACGGGTGTCCAAATTTTTACGGTTGATATcgacataagttgtttttcactgatGTTGACCGAGGTTTTTTTGGTcaaaatttttttgtatgatgtcaaccaaagctattttttgtcGATATCGactaaaattttttttagatgatgttggttagggttattttctcactGACATCAGTCATGAGAAATTTTTGCTACCGTCGGTCAAACATTTTTTTGACCGTTGTCATCTatgttttttcagttgatgttgaccaatgatttttttggccGACGTTGACTATATTTTTTCTACTAACATTggtcatgactaacttttgagaAGAAACATGTTAGGGTTTTTCAACTAACGTTAGTTACGTTTTTCcagccaacatcaaccaaaactattttttagccaatatcgactagggttattttttagttgatgtTAGCTAGGGTGGTTTGGCTGATatcaactagattttcttagccgacatcagttaagatttttttgtttacatcaaTTAGGGTTTTCTGGTTGACATCAGTCATAATTATTTCTTAATCACATTAgctaggttttttggttgatgttggctaggGTTTTTTATGCTAACAGCATCTAGGTATTTTTGACCGACATCAAgcatgactatttttagtcgacaTTGACTAGGTTCTTAAAGTCAACATCCACTAGAGTTTTTTCGGTCataactattttttagccaacatcagccaagACTATTTTATAGCTGATGTTGGGTAGGTTTTTTGTCCGACATTGTTagggctattttttagccaactttgACTAGGGATTTTTCGGCCAACGttgaccaatgatgtttttcagccgacatcgAGTAGGTTCTATTGGTCGGTATCAACCAagctattttttaattgatattggGTAGATTTTTTTGCCAACGCCTGCTATGATTTTTTAGGTCGATATTGACTAAAAATGTTATTCAAAAAGACCCTAGTCGGTGTCGACCAAACAAACTTTAGCCGACGTTGGtaaaaaaatctagccaacatCGACTAAAAAATAGACTCAACTAACGTTAGCCAAAAAATAGCCCCAACTGACGTCAGTTGACAAGTATTTCTGAcatactttgaaaaaaaaaaccctatttgatgtcgatcgaaaaatagtcttggttgatgtcggtttaaaaacatcattggTTGTGATAAGACAAAACAaccctagttaaaattatcaatattttggatttataaattattaaaagttaaaaatgttttttaattaatattttaaaattagattgtgtttatttcctataaagttttaataataaaatttcatctatttaaaatataaaattaaaattttgcatatggaAAAGATTGAATTGCcctattcaaataaaaaatttaaaatgaaaaaaatttaaattgatttatccaaataaagtatttaaaaatgaaaaaaataaaattaaatcaattcaaatttgttgaaattttaaaatttctgatTCAAACACGAAGGTAAGGCTTCAATATCTTCCCTACAATTACGTTTCTACAACCAAAATACTACCAATACACTACAGGATGATAGTTTTGCTGTATCTctacattttcttttaaatccgTGAGTGAGACGtaagtttcttttttcctattttaaaaaaaccataTAAAGAAATTGGCCAATGCTGAAGGAATTTGTACCGaaacatacataaaaaaataattaaatactcaAACAAACATGCATATCCCTCTTTTATTTAGACAAGCATATAAATTTACTATTCACACTATAAATTCATGTTTAAAGAACCCGAATTTACActatgtttttcaaattttacgtaagtttcttttttcctattttaaaaaaaccataTAAAGAAATTGGCCAATGCTGGAGAAATTTGTATcgaaatatacattaaaaacaattaaatacaCAAACAGACATGCATATCCCTCTTTTATTTAGACAAGCATACAAGTTTACTATTTACACTATAAATTCAAGTTAAAAGGAACCGAATTTACActatgtttttcaaaaaaatttgccAAATAAAGTTGAGAATTGAGGTTTCCAAACCCGAATTCTCAACTTcttcttttacaatttttttaaagattaaaaaataaaacatgataaATTCTCAACTTcgtttttacaaataaatttgtgGATGAAATCTATTACCGACAATCATCCATTAATGCAAGtcaatagtatttttttcaatctctatgattaaaaaaagatgATGATTGTTCTTTCGACAATCCAACCatgcaaaatattcaaaaaatataatcaaatatgaaataacaaagttgaaaaatgataaagatgTGTTAAAGATGTTAACGGAATTCAACtacataaaacatttttgtccaataaaaattttaattatttttaacaaaccaGTAATACAAATGGAATATATCTTTTAAACTATGATTAGTTTCATTATTTTCGTGTttcaattgttattattattattacgtttcattattttgtttattatgtaTGTATCTCTGTATCTCATCATAATTATcgtgatattttaatttcttagtaTAGTATAACTAAGATTTAGTAACTATCTTTTTATGCACTGTGtagttaatctatttaattttttaaaatcatttcccctttcatttatttattttaagactactaattaatttttatcatttttaattaatgtacataataaaaaaaaccatcaataaaacaaaaattgaattttaccaAAATTTATAACATGTTCAATTATGTTAAGTTTGTAATTTATGCAAGTACCTAcatgattattaaaaaattatatcataatttaatcTGATTATATTTATGTAAGGAATCCAACGAAACAAGAATCATAGCTTAAAAAATTCCACAACATCTTTATAATTatagtaggaaaaaaaatgattttaaccactaaaataaaagttcaattgcgttaattttacaaattatttaagtaCCAttgtgagaataaaaaaattgtatgatatcttaaacaaatataaatattaatttatactatattataattttttacgttataaatttaataaaaatcttcaaaaatggtataaaagaaaaataaaacatttttttattattatgtgcaATTACACATGTTAAAATATTACTTAGAATTAATTTatccttatttatattatttaattttattattttgaattaatttcctttatttatattatttttaatattttaaaaaaattatttttttcataaaaataaaacacattgAGAATTGGAATTGAACGTTATTTGgtaaaattttcagaaaattacgGCGTAAATTTGGATCTTCTAACCTGAATTTATATCGTGAATAATAAACTTGCATGTATGTTGATGtaaataaaagaagaatgaGAATGTTTGTGTATTTAATTGCTTTTTATGTGTGTTTCTGAAAAAATTTCCAATGCTGGCTGATGagaataatgttaaaaaaaaacacataaaagcatACACAAGACCCTAGAATCTTTTCTTGCAGAATGCAGCAAAAAATGTCAACGTGTTACACAGGACTAGAAGccatatgcaaagtgaattaattgtcacacattgctcattttttttcttttaatttttaaatattataatgacaattaaaatactataataactaacaaatataaaataattttatattattatttacatactatatattttacttttatttgatttttgttgccCTCATCATCTGacaacaattaatatatataatatttattaatttttatcataattatctaaaaaaaatcatactaacAAATTGTTAGTGACTGAATCATGACCGTTAAAACTCAGCATTTATTACgtgaatataaaaaagaaactcaaacaagatatattattttagtaacTGAAGGAAACAGGGAGCTCCACGTTGGTTGTTTGATATCGATTATTGAACAAGCGGAAGAAAGAAACGCAGTGTGGAAGATGCCGACACGTTGTGAAATATGCTGCGAGATAATGATCGCGATCTTGATCCCTCCTCTCGGAGTTTGCTTTCGCCACGGTTGTTGCAGCGTATGCTTCCTTTCTCCCTTTCACACACacactctttctctctctctctcttcgcGAGATCTGAGACTGATTTCATTTATGCAGGTCGAATTCATCATCTGCTTGCTCCTCACAATTCTAGGTTATATTCCTGGTATAATCTATGCTCTCTATGCTATTATCTTCGTCGATCGTGACCAGTACTTTGATGAATACAGGCGTCCTCTCTATGCACAATACTGATGATAATTTTAGTTTGTATGCCTATGAGTGATGCTCATGTTGATCGTGTGCTTAATTACTGACAATTTAAGCTCGTGTGCTTGTTGAAATTGATGGTTTGTAGAATTTATTGTTTACGCTCTCGAAGCTTCAATGACTTTTATGCCATAAGGATTCTTCTATGTGTGCCTTTTGATTTTGCATAGATCTATGTCTCCAGTAATATATTAATATCGAGATTCTTCAGTTTTGAGGGGTTTGAACTTATTAAATCAAAACCGTGCGTGGCAGCTGAAAGTGAATCCAACGGGTAAAAAGAATGTACTTTTTTTAGCTGTTTACAAACTGTCAAAGTGATAACTAATACTGTAGTcggttaattaattagttaatttctttttaagtcTCTCAGTTTCTGTACTGCTGTTAATTCGGGTAGTCAGTTAATTACTCCTTCTATTTCTATTGAGTAATGAGTGGAAACCCTTTCTTCTTACATTCATGCTTTGTGCATTTCTCAGAAAGCAAATTCTGAAAGAGTTCCTTTCTTAGGGAGCTCTGCTACTGTTGCATAAGATTGTTTGTATCTGATTCTCGGTGTTTTTCTCTGCTGTTTGATTATTGTACTCTTCATAATCAAGTAATCATGGTGAAAAAATAATCTGATTGTGATCCTTCAAGCCCTTTCTACATGCATCTAAACGAAAATCCCAGAGCATTACTGGTATCTGCTCCACTTGTAGGAGATAAATACCATTCCTCTTGGTCAATATAGCCTTGACTATGGATTTGAAGTCAAAGAACAAGCTGCCTTTTGTTGATGGAACCCTTCCTTCCAAGAGGAAGAAATTGGACCTTAGAActagaaaattcatttttctggTTTTCAAGTCAGGCACCAAAGGGTATGTTTTGTTTCATCTCAAATTAGAGAAAATTTTCTTTCAAGGAATGGGAAGTTCTATGAGAATAAGTTTCCATTCATCTCCACCAATGATACTAATTTTAATTCCCAAACACCAAATTCACCCCAAGGTCGCCCTGCTGATTAGATCTTTAAACCATATTCTATTCACGCCCGCACCGCAGATGCAACGAATAATGAAAATGTGATAAGTCAACAACAAATAATGCCAACCCTTCAATAATTGGTCCTCCAGATTCAACACCATCTTCATCAGTATCTTCATCAAAACACTCAGCAACTTCACCCCTATGTTTAGAGTCACATGTCAGGTATCTAACTCAcagattcttttcttttctttatccaTTTCTTCTTCTCCCAAGCTTACCTCTTGTGCTGAAGCTATGAAGATTAGAATATCGCTATCAAGGCTGAACTATTGGATTTGGATAAGTACTAAACCTGGACACTCAATCCTCTCCCACTTGAGAAGGCAATAGGATGTAAGTAGGCTTTCAAGCTGAAGCACAATGCATATGGCTTAATAGAAAGGTAATAAAGCTTGATTGGTTGCTAAGGGAAATACTTagacttgtgtaattgattatctAAAGACTTTTAGTCCCGCTGTCAAGATGATCATTTGGAGTCCTTCTGTCTCTTGCTTTCACATTCAATCGGCATTTCCACCAATTAAATGTCAATACAACTTTCCTTCATGGGGATCCTCACACAGAATTATACATGCCACCTCCTCTAGGCTTTAGAGACATTTGATCCGAGGCTAGTGTCCAAACTGCAGAAATCCCTTTATGGGTTAAAGCAGGCTAGTTGTCAATGGAATGACAAGCTATCCTAGTCTCTCATTGGTTCTAGTTATTCCTAGTTCAAGACAGATTATTTCCCATTCACTAAGTTGAAACTCTAAAGGGTCGAGCTTCGCTGCAATTCTTTACTATGTGGATGATTTGGTGCTAGTAGGAAATAAGTAAATAACCTTGAAATCAGTCATATGAAGGATTTGTTGGATGTAAAATTTAGCCTCAATGGTCTTTTCCAACTCAAGCTTTTCCTTGGCTTTGAAATTGCCCGGTCTCAACAATCTTTATCAAAGAAAATATGCTCTTCATCTTCTACAAGATATAATAAGGCTGCCTGCTGTCAAGTCAATTTTCATTCCAATGAACTGCAGTTAGACAGTATCTCATATGCAGTGAGTCTTTTGAGCCAATTTTTACTGTCTCCTAGTATCCTTCATCATCAACCAGCTTTGTTGGTTCTCAGATATGTGAAGGGTGCACATGGAAAAAGGTTTATTATTCCTTGCAAGCTCAACTCCTCAACTTTAAGGATTTAGTGACTCTGATTTAGGCACATGTCTAGACACTTACAGTTCTATTACCggttttttgctttttcttgGGGTCATCTCGTCTTGTGGGAAAGCAACAAAGCACTGTATCTTAGGCCGACAATCAATCCCCTTTGCATATAGCTCCCGGTCCTCTGTTTCGTGAGTGCACAAAACAAATTGACATCGATTGCTGCATTGTGCAAGAAAAGGTTCAATCTACGGTCTTGTGtctgctttttatgttttttttttaaaaaaattattctcatcAGTCCAGCATTGCTCAATttctttatatgtttttttaaaataggaaggaaaaaaaaaactcacgtCTCACTCAcggatttaaaagaaaatgtagAGATACAGCAAAACTATCATCGTGTAGTGTTTTGGTTATGGAAGGTAATTGTAGGAAAGCTATTGAAGCCTGACAGGATATTGATTAAACGTCTAAAAAGCTAATCCATTACTTTGAAATATTCAAATTTGATAAACGCACAAGAGCCTTCTAGTTCAAGCTCTTGTGTTGTTTATCAACCAGTATTTCACAACAGA is a window from the Glycine max cultivar Williams 82 chromosome 2, Glycine_max_v4.0, whole genome shotgun sequence genome containing:
- the LOC100306426 gene encoding UPF0057 membrane protein At4g30660; the protein is MPTRCEICCEIMIAILIPPLGVCFRHGCCSVEFIICLLLTILGYIPGIIYALYAIIFVDRDQYFDEYRRPLYAQY